One segment of Salvia splendens isolate huo1 chromosome 20, SspV2, whole genome shotgun sequence DNA contains the following:
- the LOC121781474 gene encoding uncharacterized protein LOC121781474, whose amino-acid sequence MASSSDCSRLFEEVQNKTMPWIGLYIAAATTLCSLAMAADAFIGFRSKRYWLPSKCFSLNAFSLTILAVTMKLPVDLTSTDLSSIDQYARISSLLFMSTCMNNFIISLGSMENNEIVLNLAALGVLVITIMVNICIHIVQMHPFTSGVFYMLLPQIASLVIMLLFLAMSCSMSLMLPTAKRYLELKYNEMHILVSSRQLDESIDEVGILVKGYWVMAETSNPQFVLARSAISSTSALLCILITLLSIQVYLLASPLLSTSTLIYYCAHNTSSYSWSIHWILKFQFTGMFFASIAPISRWFTALTIKVTDTQHKSFRDELKVDKYWTLNLVEWMDTSIPLRVQNRLCKKLLCDVRRFVLNICIGFQIFFVLSGKLLLFLFAIYGRGVYLFVSKKSQSSRDGAQLDFSQYAVLLEGEPQLPSYIVKNICNEADRLIKKGEENQPKNLIRLLKASSNFNGVGRFDSNQVPSQEPPNFWSLPVVTLMTITVALTDIADDKANQLLASVREGLSVVKIIEGTLDRNGELESFRKAADVVWVGVEVYRKWDYKDLDSTSLRGATYEETLKNLSFVAEKIVTEFMAQTRDVLMQNPLNWPVRVIAANSMYRIARTILLCMTNGEHQSDDELLEGISITISDIIAVCLTNLVQVITLNCHIHDIRERHESVRRALVLFGESKEILEILQQREVPRLDVEKVDATIVG is encoded by the coding sequence ATGGCTTCTTCATCTGATTGCTCCCGGTTATTCGAGGAGGTGCAAAACAAAACTATGCCATGGATAGGATTGTATATTGCAGCTGCTACTACCTTGTGCAGTCTTGCAATGGCAGCTGATGCTTTCATTGGCTTTAGGAGCAAAAGGTATTGGCTCCCCTCCAAATGTTTCTCTCTCAACGCTTTCTCCTTGACTATATTAGCTGTCACCATGAAGCTGCCTGTGGATCTTACAAGCACTGACCTTAGTTCCATTGATCAATATGCTCGGATTAGCAGCCTTCTTTTCATGTCTACTTGTATGAATAACTTCATCATATCTTTGGGATCCATGGAGAATAATGAAATTGTACTAAACTTAGCAGCTTTAGGCGTCCTAGTCATCACTATCATGGTTAATATATGCATTCATATTGTTCAGATGCATCCATTCACTTCCGGTGTGTTCTATATGTTGCTCCCACAAATAGCATCTCTTGTCATCATGCTCCTCTTCCTTGCAATGTCATGTTCTATGTCCTTGATGCTTCCAACTGCTAAAAGATACCTAGAATTGAAGTATAATGAGATGCACATATTGGTTTCAAGTAGACAACTGGATGAAAGTATTGATGAAGTTGGAATATTGGTGAAAGGGTATTGGGTGATGGCAGAAACCAGCAACCCACAGTTTGTGTTGGCAAGATCTGCCATTTCTTCTACTTCAGCTCTCTTGTGTATTTTGATAACCCTACTCTCCATCCAAGTTTACCTTTTGGCATCCCCCCTATTATCCACTTCAACTCTCATCTATTATTGTGCACATAACACTTCAAGCTATAGCTGGTCCATACACtggattttaaaatttcaatttactGGAATGTTCTTTGCTAGTATAGCTCCTATATCCAGATGGTTCACTGCTTTGACCATCAAGGTCACAGATACACAACATAAGAGCTTCAGAGATGAGCTCAAGGTTGACAAGTACTGGACTTTGAATCTTGTAGAGTGGATGGATACATCAATTCCACTTCGAGTTCAAAACCGCCTATGCAAGAAACTACTATGTGATGTACGAAGATTTGTTCTAAATATCTGCATTGGATTTCAGattttctttgttttatctGGCAAACTACTTCTATTCCTCTTTGCTATATATGGGAGAGGAGTTTATTTGTTTGTCAGCAAGAAATCTCAGAGTTCAAGGGATGGAGCACAATTAGATTTTAGCCAATATGCTGTTCTACTTGAAGGTGAGCCACAATTGCCTAGCTACATCGTCAAGAACATATGCAATGAGGCTGATAGGCTTATAAAGAAAGGCGAAGAAAATCAACCCAAGAATCTGATCCGACTTCTGAAAGCATCTTCAAATTTCAATGGGGTGGGACGATTTGACAGCAACCAAGTTCCAAGCCAAGAACCTCCAAACTTCTGGTCTCTACCTGTCGTGACTTTGATGACCATTACAGTTGCACTTACCGACATTGCAGATGATAAGGCTAACCAGTTATTGGCTAGTGTTAGAGAGGGCTTGTCCGTCGTGAAAATCATTGAGGGAACTCTAGATAGAAATGGGGAGTTGGAAAGCTTCAGAAAAGCTGCAGATGTGGTTTGGGTTGGAGTTGAAGTATACAGAAAATGGGATTATAAAGATCTTGACAGCACGAGCTTAAGAGGTGCAACGTACGAGGAAACGCTGAAAAACCTCTCCTTTGTTGCAGAAAAGATTGTGACTGAATTCATGGCTCAAACAAGAGATGTTCTGATGCAGAACCCTCTAAACTGGCCCGTTAGAGTTATAGCTGCTAACTCAATGTACAGAATTGCTCGGACGATCTTGTTATGCATGACAAATGGCGAGCACCAAAGTGATGACGAGCTGCTTGAGGGTATATCCATCACCATCTCGGATATAATAGCAGTGTGCCTCACCAATCTAGTGCAGGTCATAACACTCAATTGTCATATACACGACATCAGAGAAAGGCATGAGAGTGTGAGACGAGCATTGGTTCTTTTTGGTGAGAGTAAAGAGATTCTTGAAATTCTACAACAGCGTGAGGTTCCGAGATTGGATGTGGAGAAAGTTGACGCAACAATAGTGGGATAG
- the LOC121780905 gene encoding GDSL esterase/lipase At5g62930-like encodes MRPHVVLFGDSITQQSFRSGGWGASVADTYSRKVDVVLRGYGGYNTRWALFLLNHLFPLVSEGPSPAAVTIFFGANDAALLEGTGKRQHVPLEEYKENLRKMVQHIRDCSPKTLVVLITPPPIDLDGRREYARSMYGDKASKVADRTNEVTGTYAEQCVAIAKELGLPSINLWSKMQETNGWQRTFLSDGLHLTPEGNAVVFGELVKILDEAGFSDLPYDFPQHSEIDEENPARSFTQVCTA; translated from the exons ATGAGGCCACACGTAGTGTTGTTTGGAGACTCCATTACCCAGCAATCTTTCAGATCAGGGGGTTGGGGTGCTTCTGTCGCTGATACATACTCAAGAAAG GTTGATGTAGTCCTTCGTGGCTATGGCGGCTATAACACTCGGTGGGCTCTCTTCTTGTTGAATCACCTCTTCCCTCTG GTATCTGAAGGGCCTTCTCCTGCTGCGGTTACTATTTTTTTCGGGGCTAATGATGCTGCTCTCCTGGAGGGCACTGGCAAAAGGCAGCATGTACCTCTGGAAGAATACAAGGAAAACTTGAGAAAAATGGTTCAGCACATCAGG GATTGTTCCCCCAAAACGCTTGTTGTGCTTATAACTCCACCTCCTATTGATCTGGACGGACGTCGAGAATATGCCAG GTCCATGTACGGTGATAAGGCCTCGAAAGTGGCTGATAGGACAAATGAAGTAACTGGGACATATGCCGAGCAGTGTGTTGCTATAGCCAAAGAACTTGGTCTTCCTTCAATCAATCTGTGGTCCAAGATGCAAGAAACCAATGGTTGGCAAAGAACATTCTTGAG TGACGGTCTCCACTTGACTCCGGAAGGAAATGCAGTGGTTTTTGGGGAACTGGTCAAGATTCTTGATGAAGCAGGCTTCTCAGACCTCCCATATGATTTCCCCCAACATTCAGAAATTGATGAAGAAAACCCTGCAAGATCCTTCACTCAAGTGTGCACCGCGTGA